Proteins from a genomic interval of Harpia harpyja isolate bHarHar1 chromosome 9, bHarHar1 primary haplotype, whole genome shotgun sequence:
- the LOC128146369 gene encoding uncharacterized protein LOC128146369 has translation MKEPAAEEEVLRDYLAYYAGRGAEGELAVCDEASLKARARRLLGPRRCGALDVCSVAERCRRARGERGGSSVFRDLLKALEVLELLCVNLLLSPWRKEIRSLKTFTGNFVYYIQSVLPDDIVKTVLEKIGYIATTATEFSLVKKRNNDETKQTAFEIFLARIECETILEMTNEEKHGNLEKTLQKRTQMHQHHGDKDKEDQTPQREDTENLENKENSETSLCLATQQKSSTNSDISFEAAGNLKIKDDMPQLAVAQSTNRLQEHQRQAINTVHFPGKCSDSEDFLIKYSDIVIRQTPIFSDNPSPKAFEKKSRASLSEECVLAVAAESTANEIRPVPLSPGASGPPAFAIFADSSCDSKNTLEYKAQEVPKESIEAEINDAINCIDPDPADEPNELKSLPYKDIASVQNCSVPREEEVCELSLTFTKLQIKDTQEDLMYPVEETGQPEPVSYASTSDRHVRKFNHSKMKHTYLTNAQMQNRAAAHTEPSSDLCCTAGNIEDPTTGSDSKRLLMDTPNAHTASECFRHIREPPNLTYIPPQSIDVRSSRIRRTSAQGRRNLLQPEWDSPKSSEVKLENYNSKVNEIQEPYVIIDKTDQGMLCHHT, from the exons GTTGCGGGACTACCTGGCCTACTACGCGGGCCGGGGGGCGGAGGGGGAGCTGGCGGTGTGCGACGAGGCCTCCCTGAAGGCGCGGGCGCGACGGCTGCTGGGCCCGCGGCGGTGCGGCGCCCTGGACGTGTGCAGCGTGGCGGAGCGGTGCCGGCGGGCCCGGGGCGAGCGGGGCGGCAGCAGCGTCTTCCGCGACCTGCTCAAGGcgctggaggtgctggagctgctctgcGTCAACCTGCTCCTCTCCCCGTGGCGGAAGGAGATCAGGTCGCTGAAG ACATTCACCGGTAATTTTGTCTACTATATTCAATCTGTGCTCCCAGATGACATTGTAAAAACAGTACTGGAGAAAATAGGTTACAttgcaacaacagcaacagagtTTTCGCTTGtcaaaaagagaaacaatgaTGAAACAAAGCAGActgcatttgaaatatttctggcaAGAATTGAGTGTGAAACCATCCTCGAAAtgacaaatgaagaaaaacatggcAATTTGGAGAAGACCCTACAGAAGAGAACACAAATGCACCAGCATCATGGAGATAAGGACAAAGAGGATCAGACACCCCAGAGAGAAGACACTGAAAAtctagaaaataaagaaaacagtgaGACGTCTTTGTGCCTTGCTACTCAACAGAAGTCTTCAACTAATAGCGATATATCCTTTGAAGCTGCTGGGAATCTGAAGATCAAAGATGATATGCCTCAGTTAGCAGTTGCTCAATCCACTAACAGGCTTCAGGAACACCAGAGGCAGGCCATTAACACTGTACATTTTCCGGGCAAATGCTCAGACAGCGAGGACTTCTTGATCAAATATAGTGACATTGTCATAAGACAAACACCTATTTTCAGTGATAATCCTTCtccaaaagcttttgaaaaaaagtcaAGAGCCAGTCTAAGTGAAGAATGTGTTTTGGCAGTTGCCGCAGAGTCAACTGCAAATGAGATCAGGCCTGTGCCACTCTCACCAGGAGCAAGCGGTCCGCCAGCCTTTGCAATATTTGCTGACAGCTCTTGTGACAGCAAAAACACTTTGGAGTACAAAGCTCAGGAAGTCCCCAAAGAATCAATTGAAGCAGAAATTAATGATGCCATAAATTGCATAGACCCAGACCCTGCAGATGAACCCAATGAGCTGAAGTCTCTGCCGTACAAGGACATTGCATCTGTCCAAAACTGCAGCGTCCCTAGGGAGGAGGAAGTTTGTGAGCTGTCTTTAACCTTCACAAAACTACAAATCAAGGACACTCAAGAAGACCTTATGTATCCAGTAGAGGAAACTGGCCAACCTGAGCCAGTATCATATGCAAGTACAAGCGACAGGCATGTAAGAAAATTTAATCATTCCAAAATGAAACATACATATCTGACTAATGCTCAGATGCAGAACAGAGCAGCTGCACATACTGAGCCATCTTCAGATCTATGCTGTACTGCTGGGAACATCGAAGATCCCACTACTGGTTCTGATAGCAAGAGACTATTAATGGATACTCCTAATGCACATACAGCCTCTGAGTGCTTCAGACACATTAGAGAGCCCCCTAACCTCACCTACATTCCACCACAAAGTATTGATGTTCGGTCTTCACGCATAAGAAGGACCAGCGCACAGGGCAGAAGGAACCTCTTGCAGCCTGAATGGGACTCTCCCAAATCCAGTGAAGTAAAGCTGGAGAACTATAATTCAAAAGTAAATGAAATCCAGGAACCTTATGTCATTATTGACAAAACTGACCAAGGAATGTTATGCCATCACACTTGA
- the TK2 gene encoding thymidine kinase 2, mitochondrial has protein sequence MWRLGAAWARPAALRGARGRRGAGSGAPVAACAGGAAAGSSAGGLALRRRPGPSGAGGYKHLIKEGDRKTVICIEGNIASGKTTCLDYFAQTTSIEVLTEPVTKWRNVRGHNILGLMYQDASRWGITLQTYIQLTMLEQHTRPMISPIRMMERSIHSAKYIFVENLYRSGKMPEVDYVVLTEWFDWIQNNTDVSVDLIVYLQTSPEVCYERLKRRCREEEKIIPLDYLEAIHQLYEEWLIKHTLFEVSCPVLVIGADHDMQKMIEKYEENRDQILTPYNMQHHL, from the exons ATGTGGCGGCTGGGCGCGGCCTGGGCGCGGCCCGCGGCGCTgcgcggggcccggggccggcggggggcaGGGAGCGGCGCGCCGGTAGCCGCCTGCGCGGGCGGAGCGGCCGCGGGCTCCTCGGCGGGCGGCCTGGCGCTgcggcgccggcccggcccgagcGGCGCTGGCGGCT ATAAACATCTGATAAAAGAAGGTGATAGAAAGACAGTT ATATGTATAGAGGGAAACATTGCAAGTGGAAAAACAACATGCCTGGATTATTTTGCACAAACTACCAGCATTGAG GTTTTGACAGAACCGGTGACTAAGTGGAGGAATGTTCGTGGTCATAATATCCTG GGCTTAATGTACCAAGATGCATCAAGATGGGGGATAACGTTACAGACTTACATACAGCTTACAATGCTGGAGCAGCATACCAGACCAATg ATTTCCCCCATAAGAATGATGGAGCGATCAATTCAcagtgcaaaatacatttttgtagaAAACCTGTATCGAAG CGGAAAAATGCCAGAGGTGGATTATGTTGTCCTAACTGAATGGTTTGACTGGATCCAGAacaacactgatgtttcagttgatTTGATAG TTTATCTTCAGACTTCTCCTGAAGTTTGTTATGAGAGGTTAAAGAGAAgatgcagagaagaggaaaagatcaTTCCTCTG GACTATTTAGAAGCTATTCATCAGCTCTACGAAGAGTGGCTCATTAAACATACACTGTTTGAAGTTTCCTGCCCAGTGCTT GTTATTGGAGCCGACCATGACATGCAGAAAATGATAGAAAAGTATGAAGAAAACCGGGACCAAATACTAACTCCATATAATATGCAACACCATTTGTAG